The following proteins are co-located in the Haloplanus sp. HW8-1 genome:
- the fer gene encoding ferredoxin Fer, with protein MDAFDVLEVDPDADEAEIDRAYRRRVMETHPDQGGSVRAFQRVKAAYEAIVDGQVDGDGSDESAEEDRDGATRPDGSRVEYLNYAVIDDRNWSLDDDDLFEKAAAADLDPADYGEFLAEPSETLLQAAENRGFAWPYACRGGACANCAVAVVDGEMTMPIDHVLSSEMLDRGIQLSCIGAPTTAELRIVYNVKLMPDLDDLILPPYRFERARSVD; from the coding sequence CGACGAGGCGGAGATCGATCGGGCGTACCGCCGGCGGGTGATGGAGACCCACCCGGATCAGGGTGGCTCGGTTCGCGCGTTCCAGCGAGTCAAGGCGGCGTACGAGGCGATCGTCGACGGACAGGTCGACGGGGACGGGAGCGACGAGTCAGCCGAGGAGGATCGGGACGGGGCGACCCGTCCGGATGGCTCCCGCGTCGAGTACCTCAACTACGCGGTGATCGACGACCGGAACTGGAGCCTCGACGACGACGACCTGTTCGAGAAGGCGGCTGCGGCCGACCTCGATCCCGCGGACTACGGCGAGTTCCTGGCCGAACCGAGCGAGACGCTCCTGCAAGCGGCCGAGAACCGCGGGTTCGCGTGGCCGTACGCCTGCCGTGGCGGCGCGTGTGCGAACTGTGCGGTCGCCGTCGTCGACGGCGAGATGACGATGCCGATCGATCACGTCCTCTCGTCCGAGATGCTCGATCGCGGCATCCAGTTGTCCTGTATCGGCGCCCCGACGACGGCCGAACTGCGGATCGTCTACAACGTCAAACTGATGCCGGACCTCGACGACCTCATCCTCCCGCCGTACCGGTTCGAGCGTGCGCGATCGGTCGACTGA